Proteins co-encoded in one Arachis hypogaea cultivar Tifrunner chromosome 11, arahy.Tifrunner.gnm2.J5K5, whole genome shotgun sequence genomic window:
- the LOC112719736 gene encoding transcription factor bHLH49, whose translation MGDRENFEVDRDRDRVNYSTSMASDWRFGVGNFANSMVDSYVTNFWDHPNSQNLGFCDINGGSSNMNVIGKDGFGYGRGSHDHRTLEMGWSHASSVLKGDNNAFLPNGPAMLPQSLSQFPSDSGFIERAARLSCFGAGNSVDMVNSFGIPQSMNLYARIGGTMQGTGDALLGHGLRSAALGGQSHKSDPNVVEDAKDDKEMTLQDDKRSENLPVSHDEGKQALGGSPNESDRAESSGRDDSPMLECTSGEPSNKGLSSKKRKRIGLDADKDKVDGSPEQPGAAVKENSGSRQQKGEQQPTPSTKGSGKNAKQGSQASDSPKEEYIHVRARRGQATNSHSLAERVRREKISERMKFLQDLVPGCSKVTGKAVMLDEIINYVQSLQRQVEFLSMKLATVNPRMDFNIEGLLAKEILQQRAGTSSAHGFPPELSMAFPPLHPSRPGLVHSTLPSMANSSDILRRTLQPNLAHLNGGFKDPNQLPEVWDDELHNVVQMTFPTSAPPSCQDLDGSAPSGQTKTEP comes from the exons ATGGGAGACAGGGAGAATTTCGAGGTAGATAGAGACCGGGATCGCGTGAATTATTCGACTAGTATGGCTTCGGATTGGAGGTTTGGTGTTGGGAACTTTGCAAATTCAATGGTGGATTCGTATGTTACAAATTTTTGGGACCACCCCAATTCCCAGAACCTGGGATTTTGTGACATTAATGGGGGCTCTTCGAACATGAACGTGATTGGAAAAGATGGATTCGGCTACGGTAGAGGCAGTCATGATCATAGGACACTAGAAATGGGTTGGAGCCATGCTAGTTCTGTGTTGAAGGGTGATAACAATGCTTTCTTGCCAAATGGACCAGCAATGCTTCCACAGAGTTTATCTCAGTTTCCGAGTGATTCTGGATTCATCGAGAGGGCTGCGAGACTCTCGTGCTTTGGCGCGGGGAATTCCGTGGACATGGTGAACTCATTTGGgattcctcaatccatgaaccttTATGCTAGGATTGGGGGAACAATGCAGGGAACAGGGGATGCTCTTTTAGGACATGGATTAAGATCGGCAGCACTCGGAGGACAATCTCATAAAAGTGATCCGAATGTAGTTGAAGATGCGAAAGATGATAAAGAAATGACTCTCCAGGATGATAAAAGAAGTGAAAATCTTCCAGTGTCTCATGATGAAGGGAAACAAGCTCTTGGTGGTTCTCCTAATGAATCAGATAGAGCCGAATCGAGTGGCCGAGATGATTCCCCAATGTTGGAGTGTACAAGTGGGGAGCCTTCAAATAAGGGACTAagctcaaagaaaaggaaaagaattgGACTG GATGCCGATAAAGATAAAGTCGATGGAAGTCCTGAACAACCTGGTGCAGCCGTGAAGGAGAATTCCGGGAGTCGACAGCAAAAGGGGGAGCAACAACCGACTCCATCAACCAAGGGGTCCGGGAAGAATGCCAAGCAGGGTTCTCAAGCATCTGATTCACCTAAGGAGGAGTACATACATGTTAGGGCTCGCCGGGGTCAAGCAACAAATAGCCACAGCCTTGCAGAAAGA GTAAGGAGGGAAAAGATCAGCGAGCGTATGAAGTTTCTTCAAGACCTTGTACCTGGATGCAGCAAG GTCACGGGAAAGGCAGTGATGCTAGACGAAATTATAAACTATGTACAGTCTCTTCAAAGACAGGTTGAG TTTTTGTCAATGAAACTTGCCACGGTAAATCCGCGGATGGATTTTAATATTGAGGGATTGCTTGCCAAAGAA ATTCTTCAGCAACGGGCCGGTACTTCTTCCGCGCATGGGTTTCCTCCAGAATTGTCCATGGCTTTTCCGCCATTACATCCATCTCGACCAGGACTTGTTCATTCGACTCTTCCTAGCATGGCAAATTCATCGGATATACTTCGGCGGACGCTTCAACCAAATTTGGCGCACTTGAACGGAGGATTCAAGGACCCAAATCAG CTTCCTGAAGTCTGGGACGACGAGCTTCACAACGTTGTACAGATGACATTTCCGACATCTGCCCCTCCGAGTTGCCAAGACCTGGATG GTTCTGCGCCTTCGGGTCAAACAAAAACCGAACCTTGA
- the LOC112719737 gene encoding putative pentatricopeptide repeat-containing protein At1g68930, producing MPPSSSNYYCSLLKVCCEIRNINQLKKLHCLIIKAFIDPETFLLNNIISSYAKLGRIRYARTVFDKMPQPNVYSWNSILSAYSKLGQVSEMENLFVAMPTRDVVSWNSLISGYAGCGSLDQSVKAYNLMLNDGLYHLNRITLSTMLILASDQGCVYLGQQIHGHVVKFGFGCYVFVGSPLVNMYLRMGMVSSARQAFEEVSEKNVVLYNTLLTGLMRCGRIEDSRRLFYDMRERDSISWTTMITGSAQNGLHEEAIDFFREMRLENLEIDQYTFGSELTACGGLMALQEGKQVHAYIIRTDYKDNIFVGSALVDMYCKCKSIKSAETVFKRMSCKNVISWTAMLVGYGQNGYSEEAVKVFCDMQNFGIEPDDFTLGSVISSCANLASLEEGAQFHGRALVSGLISFLTVSNALVTLYGKCGSLEDSHRLFNEMTFRDEVSWTALVSGYAQFGKADETIRLFETMLAHGLKPDKVTFIGVLAACSRAGLVENGKQIFESMIKEHGITPIQDHYTCMIDLFSRAGRLDEARNFINRMPFGPDGIGWSTLLSSCRFHGNMEIGKWAAESLLELEPHNTACYILLSSIYAAKGEWEEVAKLRKGMRDKGLRKEPGCSWIKYKNQVYIFSADDQSNPFLDRIYSELEKLHDKMIQEGYVPDMNSVLHDVGDSEKLRMLNHHSEKLAIAFGLIFIPPGLPIRVVKNLRVCGDCHNATKYISKITQREILVRDAARFHLFKGGTCSCGDFW from the coding sequence atgccaCCCTCTTCTTCCAACTACTACTGTTCTTTGCTCAAAGTTTGCTGCGAAATCCGCAATATTAACCAACTCAAGAAGCTCCATTGCCTCATAATCAAGGCTTTCATAGACCCAGAAACATTCTTATTGAATAACATCATCAGCTCTTATGCAAAACTCGGCAGAATCAGATATGCACGTACGGTGTTCGACAAAATGCCCCAACCGAATGTATACTCGTGGAACAGCATTCTTTCTGCGTATTCAAAACTGGGTCAGGTTTCTGAGATGGAAAACTTGTTTGTTGCCATGCCAACCCGTGATGTGGTGTCTTGGAATTCCCTTATTTCGGGGTATGCTGGTTGTGGTTCCCTTGACCAATCAGTGAAGGCCTATAACTTGATGTTGAATGATGGGCTGTACCATCTGAATAGGATCACGCTCTCGACGATGCTTATTCTTGCATCTGATCAGGGGTGTGTCTATTTGGGACAGCAGATTCATGGGCATGTGGTGAAATTCGGTTTTGGGTGTTATGTTTTTGTTGGGAGTCCTTTAGTGAATATGTACTTGAGGATGGGAATGGTATCTTCTGCAAGGCAAGCTTTTGAAGAAGTGTCGGAGAAGAATGTGGTTTTGTATAATACTTTGTTGACGGGGCTTATGCGATGTGGTAGGATTGAAGATTCGAGGCGTTTGTTTTATGATATGCGAGAGAGGGATTCGATTTCTTGGACAACAATGATCACAGGGTCTGCTCAGAATGGGTTGCACGAAGAAGCTATTGATTTTTTCAGAGAGATGAGATTGGAAAATCTAGAGATCGATCAGTACACATTTGGAAGTGAGTTAACTGCATGTGGTGGTCTTATGGCTTTGCAAGAAGGCAAGCAGGTTCATGCTTACATAATTAGGACTGATTATAAGGATAATATATTTGTCGGCAGCGCTCTTGTTGACATGTATTGCAAATGCAAGAGTATAAAATCAGCAGAAACGGTTTTCAAGAGGATGTCCTGCAAGAATGTTATCTCTTGGACCGCAATGTTGGTGGGATATGGACAGAATGGTTATAGTGAAGAAGCTGTTAAAGTCTTTTGTGATATGCAAAACTTTGGGATCGAGCCAGATGATTTTACCCTTGGGAGTGTAATTAGCTCATGCGCAAACCTTGCAAGCTTAGAAGAGGGTGCCCAATTTCATGGGAGGGCTCTGGTTTCTGGCCTGATTTCTTTTCTTACTGTTTCCAATGCACTAGTTACATTATATGGGAAGTGTGGGAGCCTTGAAGACTCTCATCGACTTTTTAATGAAATGACCTTCAGAGATGAAGTCTCTTGGACAGCACTTGTTTCTGGATATGCACAGTTTGGTAAAGCCGATGAAACAATCAGGTTATTCGAAACAATGTTAGCACATGGTTTGAAACCCGACAAGGTTACTTTCATTGGGGTTCTTGCAGCTTGCAGTAGGGCAGGACTAGTAGAGAACGGAAAACAGATATTTGAATCGATGATTAAGGAACATGGGATTACGCCAATTCAAGATCATTACACCTGCATGATTGACCTTTTTAGTCGAGCTGGTAGATTAGATGAAGCAAGGAATTTTATAAATAGGATGCCTTTCGGTCCTGATGGAATTGGTTGGTCAACCTTATTAAGTTCATGTAGATTCCATGGAAACATGGAAATTGGCAAGTGGGCTGCTGAGTCTCTCTTGGAATTAGAACCACATAACACTGCATGCTACATCTTACTTTCCAGCATCTATGCAGCCAAAGGGGAATGGGAAGAAGTTGCCAAATTAAGAAAAGGGATGAGAGATAAGGGACTGCGAAAGGAACCAGGATGTAGCTGGATCAAATATAAGAACCAAGTATACATTTTCTCTGCGGATGATCAGTCAAATCCATTTTTGGATCGGATATATTCTGAGCTTGAAAAGCTGCATGACAAAATGATACAAGAAGGATATGTGCCTGATATGAATTCTGTTCTGCATGATGTTGGGGATTCAGAGAAATTAAGAATGCTTAATCATCATAGTGAAAAGCTTGCTATTGCCTTTGGATTGATATTTATTCCTCCTGGTCTCCCCATAAGAGTAGTTAAAAATCTGAGGGTTTGTGGGGATTGCCACAATGCCACTAAGTATATATCTAAGATCACCCAGAGGGAAATTCTAGTGAGAGATGCTGCCCGGTTCCACTTGTTTAAAGGTGGAACGTGTTCTTGTGGAGACTTTTGGTGA
- the LOC112719739 gene encoding uncharacterized protein isoform X2, which produces MASFSVEEFIGNGVLKELLPNLLEEGWEDVPTLKVMNSEDMDSMNMTQKQKEALGIRTYLHDCGLMQYADKIEACGRSLPELLNLSTIDLSAQFDMKRGHIARFINRTRFSDPHGLQALSARRTSMSYKEDRIPKRLLSNGSNSMMRSNEYSLAEPKIKEGYVFKGIVASEPADPRACGCVKPPPAVDQVAPYSAIENISVQKLTPEYKIGMEPLVKTKTPPMKASELWRHKPAVFLCLRRPGCIMCRAEAHKLFSQKPIFDALGVQLFAVLHEHIEAEVKDFWPRYWGGVVLFDRGRDFFKALGGGNLLKEKFLTGFLLNPRAISNYKRAKNMGIQQNFKGEGEIKGGLFIVGSGKGGIAYQFIERNFGDWAPLAEVIEICTQMQNQQQG; this is translated from the exons ATGGCTTCATTTTCAGTAGAGGAATTCATAggaaatggagttttgaaggaaCTGCTTCCTAATTTGTTGGAAGAAGGTTGGGAAGATGTGCCAACCCTCAAGGTTATGAATTCAGAGGATATGGATTCAATGAACATGACACAAAAACAAAAG GAGGCACTTGGAATCAGGACATACCTGCATGATTGCGGATTGATGCAATATGCAGATAAGATAGAGGCCTGCGGGAGAAGTTTGCCGGAGCTTCTCAATTTAAGCACTATAGATCTTTCTGCTCAGTTTGACATGAAGAGGGGTCATATCGCCCGCTTCATCAACAGAACCAGATTCAGTGACCCCCACGGATTACAAGCACTCTCTGCTAGAAGAACCAGCATGAGCTACAAAGAAGATAGGATCCCAAAGCGCCTTTTATCTAATGGCTCCAATAGCATGATGAGATCAAATGAATACTCACTGGCTGAACCTAAGATTAAAGAAGGATATGTCTTCAAAGGGATTGTGGCTAGTGAGCCAGCTGATCCTAGAGCATGTGGCTGCGTGAAACCTCCTCCAGCCGTTGACCAAGTTGCTCCATATTCTGCTATTGAAAATATATCAGTTCAAAAGCTAACACCGGAGTATAAGATTGGCATGGAACCATTGGTGAAAACCAAGACTCCTCCAATGAAGGCTTCAGAACTATGGCGACATAAACCAGCTGTTTTCCTATGTCTACGACGGCCAGG GTGCATCATGTGTAGAGCAGAAGCACACAAACTTTTCTCCCAGAAACCAATATTTGATGCACTTGGGGTTCAACTatttgctgttcttcatgagcACATAGAGGCAGAG GTCAAAGATTTCTGGCCTAGATACTGGGGAGGTGTTGTACTTTTCGATCGGGGAAGGGATTTCTTCAAAGCTCTTGGAGGGGGCAATCTGCTCAAGGAAAAGTTCCTAACGGGATTTCTGTTGAATCCTCGAGCAATTTCCAATTACAAGCGAGCCAAGAATATGGGAATTCAGCAGAACTTCAAAGGCGAAGGCGAAATAAAGGGTGGACTATTCATAGTAGGGAGTGGAAAGGGTGGAATCGCTTACCAATTTATTGAGAGGAACTTTGGTGATTGGGCACCCCTGGCTGAAGTCATTGAGATCTGCACTCAGATGCAG AACCAACAGCAAGGTTAG
- the LOC112719739 gene encoding uncharacterized protein isoform X1 gives MASFSVEEFIGNGVLKELLPNLLEEGWEDVPTLKVMNSEDMDSMNMTQKQKEALGIRTYLHDCGLMQYADKIEACGRSLPELLNLSTIDLSAQFDMKRGHIARFINRTRFSDPHGLQALSARRTSMSYKEDRIPKRLLSNGSNSMMRSNEYSLAEPKIKEGYVFKGIVASEPADPRACGCVKPPPAVDQVAPYSAIENISVQKLTPEYKIGMEPLVKTKTPPMKASELWRHKPAVFLCLRRPGCIMCRAEAHKLFSQKPIFDALGVQLFAVLHEHIEAEVKDFWPRYWGGVVLFDRGRDFFKALGGGNLLKEKFLTGFLLNPRAISNYKRAKNMGIQQNFKGEGEIKGGLFIVGSGKGGIAYQFIERNFGDWAPLAEVIEICTQMQVINHCFLLFNMIVGR, from the exons ATGGCTTCATTTTCAGTAGAGGAATTCATAggaaatggagttttgaaggaaCTGCTTCCTAATTTGTTGGAAGAAGGTTGGGAAGATGTGCCAACCCTCAAGGTTATGAATTCAGAGGATATGGATTCAATGAACATGACACAAAAACAAAAG GAGGCACTTGGAATCAGGACATACCTGCATGATTGCGGATTGATGCAATATGCAGATAAGATAGAGGCCTGCGGGAGAAGTTTGCCGGAGCTTCTCAATTTAAGCACTATAGATCTTTCTGCTCAGTTTGACATGAAGAGGGGTCATATCGCCCGCTTCATCAACAGAACCAGATTCAGTGACCCCCACGGATTACAAGCACTCTCTGCTAGAAGAACCAGCATGAGCTACAAAGAAGATAGGATCCCAAAGCGCCTTTTATCTAATGGCTCCAATAGCATGATGAGATCAAATGAATACTCACTGGCTGAACCTAAGATTAAAGAAGGATATGTCTTCAAAGGGATTGTGGCTAGTGAGCCAGCTGATCCTAGAGCATGTGGCTGCGTGAAACCTCCTCCAGCCGTTGACCAAGTTGCTCCATATTCTGCTATTGAAAATATATCAGTTCAAAAGCTAACACCGGAGTATAAGATTGGCATGGAACCATTGGTGAAAACCAAGACTCCTCCAATGAAGGCTTCAGAACTATGGCGACATAAACCAGCTGTTTTCCTATGTCTACGACGGCCAGG GTGCATCATGTGTAGAGCAGAAGCACACAAACTTTTCTCCCAGAAACCAATATTTGATGCACTTGGGGTTCAACTatttgctgttcttcatgagcACATAGAGGCAGAG GTCAAAGATTTCTGGCCTAGATACTGGGGAGGTGTTGTACTTTTCGATCGGGGAAGGGATTTCTTCAAAGCTCTTGGAGGGGGCAATCTGCTCAAGGAAAAGTTCCTAACGGGATTTCTGTTGAATCCTCGAGCAATTTCCAATTACAAGCGAGCCAAGAATATGGGAATTCAGCAGAACTTCAAAGGCGAAGGCGAAATAAAGGGTGGACTATTCATAGTAGGGAGTGGAAAGGGTGGAATCGCTTACCAATTTATTGAGAGGAACTTTGGTGATTGGGCACCCCTGGCTGAAGTCATTGAGATCTGCACTCAGATGCAGGTAATTAATCATTGTTTCCTCCTTTTCAATATGATTGTTGGTCGCTAA
- the LOC140176475 gene encoding uncharacterized protein, with protein MQGLVDAHLSTEEVLQNIGDGDNSEEEDDTDDPDYEADSDMHFSDSEDDYCGDDGLFDVDITLGEMHQDIRKSKKSKSAVEKLKKTQKVAAGKRKSSRLSDDEGLNSDELEEVSSEDDEASKKKFPVHKELKDMSKYKWEAGTLYATREEFKEAVTSYAVHTGRNIKFPVVDNVRVRAKCGDGCEWFAYAVKMTNEDSWQLRTVNDHHSCNTVFDIKVMKSKWLAKVFRRKVEENPKLKLGTIQSRTLRKWNVQISRAKAFRAKQIALVDINGTFREQYRRLYDYCHELLRTNPGSSVKLHVQLPPAAQTEHPDTTVDLSPRFHRIYICLKACKESFMKCRPMIGLDGCFLKTPYGRWLLVALGWDPNDQMLPIAYAVVEAETKDSWTWFLSNLIDDIGADKLLRSTFMSDQQKSCGELLQHHQSSIALQEMLDLLAQCIRVPGWPVLQQGLIPNQMHTKNFSHQDQLEFLGATLLQLHRDNPHHKGVRLRVLSQGLSCVTSCVWCLFWKIEKCWHFVL; from the exons ATGCAGGGATTAGTTGATGCCCATTTATCTACTGAAGAAGTGCTACAGAATATTGGTGATGGGGACAATAGTGAAGAAGAGGATGACACTGATGACCCAGATTATGAGGCTGATTCTGATATGCATTTTAGTGATAGTGAAGATGATTATTGTGGTGATGATGGTTTATTTGATGTTGATATAACTCTTGGGGAGATGCACCAAGATATAAGAAAGTCTAAGAAAAGTAAGAGTGCTGTCGAGAAGTTAAAGAAAACTCAAAAGGTGGCTGCTGGGAAGAGAAAGAGCTCTCGTTTAAGCGATGATGAAGGATTGAACAGTGATGAATTAGAGGAGGTATCGAGTGAGGATGATGAAGCCAGCAAGAAGAAATTTCCCGTTCACAAGGAGTTGAAGGATATGAGTAAGTATAAGTGGGAGGCTGGAACTCTCTATGCAACAAGAGAGGAGTTCAAGGAAGCTGTGACATCATATGCTGTTCATACTGGGAGAAACATAAAATTTCCAGTGGTGGACAATGTCCGGGTGAGGGCTAAGTGTGGAGATGGTTGTGAATGGTTTGCATATGCGGTGAAGATGACCAATGAAGATAGTTGGCAGCTAAGAACAGTTAATGATCATCATTCTTGTAACACTGTATTTGACATAAAAGTGATGAAGTCGAAGTGGCTGGCGAAGGTCTTCAGGAGAAAAGTAGAAGAGAATCCGAAGTTGAAGCTGGGCACCATACAAAGTAGGACTCTTAGGAAGTGGAATGTGCAGATTTCAAGAGCAAAGGCATTTCGGGCCAAGCAGATTGCACTGGTTGACATTAATGGAACTTTTAGGGAGCAGTATAGAAGACTTTACGACTATTGCCATGAGTTGCTGCGCACCAATCCTGGTTCATCTGTGAAGCTGCATGTTCAATTACCTCCAGCAGCCCAAACTGAGCACCCCGATACAACAGTCGACTTAAGTCCACGATTTCATAGGATTTATATTTGCTTAAAGGCTTGCAAGGAGAGTTTCATGAAGTGTAGGCCTATGATAGGGCTTGATGGTTGCTTTTTGAAGACACCATATGGAAGATGGCTATTGGTTGCTTTGGGGTGGGATCCGAATGACCAGATGCTACCTATAGCATATGCGGTCGTGGAGGCTGAGACAAAAGATTCATGGACGTGGTTCCTCTCAAACCTAATTGATGATATAGGAGCGGATAAATTATTACGTAGCACGTTCATGTCTGACCAACAAAAG TCATGTGGAGAGCTGCTACAACATCACCAGTCCAGCATAGCACTGCAAGAAATGCTGGATCTACTGGCTCAGTGCATAAGAGTACCAGGTTGGCCAGTGTTGCAGCAAGGCCTAATACCCAACCAAATGCACACAAAAAATTTCAGCCACCAAGACCAACTAGAATTCTTAGGAGCAACTCTACTTCAACTGCACAGGGACAACCCTCATCACAAGGGAGTCAGACTCAGAGTGCTCTCACAGGGTCTTAGTTGTGTCACATCTTGTGTTTGGTGTTTATTTTGGAAGATTGAAAAATGTTGGCATTTTGTATTATGA
- the LOC112719741 gene encoding amino acid transporter AVT6A: protein MTLQNNTPTRTKKQLIIDDDDANEHSPLLPTKRDHDYDDGDADGASFVGSVFNLSTTIIGAGIMALPAAIKVLGLLLGISSIIFLAFLTDTSLDILLRFSRVAKASSYAHVMGSAFGRLGTMVLQISVFINNLGILVVYMIIIGDVLSGTSSSGIHHFGVLEGWFGECWWTGRYFILLVTTLFIFAPLAFVKRIDSLRYSSALAVALAIVFLVITAGITLFKLFNGSIASPRLLPNVTDSASLWNLFTAVPVLVTAFVCHYNVHTIDKELGDSSLIQPVVRASLSLCSSIYILTALFGFLLFGESTLDDVLANFDTDLGIPYSSLLNDVVRISYALHLMLVFPVIFFSLRFNFDDLIFPSARPLNSDQCRFVSITSGLVALVYIAANFIPSIWDAFQFTGATATVCLGFIFPSAIALRDSHGIASKKDKILSVIMIALAVFSNIIAIYSNANSMFRKEVDDLH from the exons ATGACACTGCAAAACAACACCCCAACAAGAACAAAGAAGCAACTCatcattgatgatgatgatgctaatGAACATTCTCCATTGCTACCAACAAAGAGagatcatgattatgatgatggtgatgctgaTGGTGCATCCTTTGTTGGGTCAGTGTTCAATTTATCAACAACAATCATTGGTGCTGGAATCATGGCCTTACCAGCAGCAATCAAAGTGCTTGGTCTTCTCCTTGGCATTTCATCAATCATCTTCCTTGCATTCCTCACTGACACCTCTCTTGACATACTCCTAAGGTTCAGCAGAGTTGCCAAAGCTTCATCCTATGCTCATGTCATGGGTTCTGCTTTTGGAAGACTTGGAACAATGGTGCTTCAGATATCTGTTTTCATCAATAATCTTGGGATACTTGTTGTCTATATGATCATAATTG GTGATGTGCTTTCTGGAACATCGTCAAGTGGAATTCACCATTTTGGTGTGCTTGAAGGATGGTTTGGTGAATGCTGGTGGACTGGCCGTTATTTCATTCTTCTTGTTACAACCCTTTTCATATTTGCTCCACTGGCATTTGTTAAGAGAATAG ATTCATTGAGGTATTCTTCTGCTTTAGCGGTGGCTCTGGCGATCGTGTTTCTAGTCATAACTGCAGGAATCACACTGTTTAAATTGTTTAACGGCAGTATTGCTAGTCCGCGGTTACTTCCAAATGTTACTGATAGTGCATCTCTATGGAATCTCTTCACAGCAGTTCCAGTTCTTGTGACAGCATTTGTGTGCCATTACAATG TTCATACAATAGACAAGGAGCTAGGAGACTCCTCGTTGATACAACCGGTTGTGCGCGCATCACTCTCTCTGTGTTCCAGCATCTATATTCTTACAGCCTTATTCGGATTCCTCCTATTTGGTGAATCAACTCTGGATGATGTGCTAGCCAACTTTGATACTGATCTTGGCATCCCTTACAGCAGTCTCCTTAACGACGTTGTTCGCATTAGCTATGCTCTCCACCTCATGCTTGTTTTCCCGGTGATCTTCTTCTCGTTGCGCTTCAATTTTGACGATCTTATCTTTCCTTCAGCTAGGCCACTGAATTCAGATCAGTGTAGATTTGTCTCGATCACCAGTGGACTTGTTGCTTTAGTGTACATAGCTGCAAACTTTATACCAAGCATATGGGATGCTTTTCAATTCACTGGAGCCACTGCCACCGTTTGCCTTGGGTTTATTTTCCCATCTGCGATCGCTCTAAG GGATTCTCATGGCATTGCATCAAAGAAGGACAAGATTTTATCCGTTATAATGATCGCTCTTGCCGTATTCTCGAACATCATAGCGATATACAgtaacgccaattccatgttcaGGAAGGAAGTTGATGATCTTCATTGA